One genomic segment of Dromaius novaehollandiae isolate bDroNov1 chromosome 12, bDroNov1.hap1, whole genome shotgun sequence includes these proteins:
- the DALRD3 gene encoding DALR anticodon-binding domain-containing protein 3 isoform X2, translated as MAAPRCPPRPAWRPRARYPQDGRPAPSDPPAPKMAGQAGCAPRPTWRPPPARPRPRRGVTSRTGGGSGGGERMEAGERRPAVAATLRALNGALGRPAAPWVKETGARHLRHRDFLAPWAALRAAFGGGQVPADVMARVTSLSGPEVLPLGECQETSAGLAVQVQRPEAFQRLLGARPAPAPASASPPMSVVLHCPGLRGPGAALAPRHLRPVLLADHLAEVLTAQGASVCLVPAPGDEASWEVLRRLRVAWPGGCPGPADAIPALKRALVQSPYATAGEWGPGAAALPEGVLAKVDLKSFVERQRLEGYDPNLDVLLVTEEKLRCLAELQQAVLQCVAGGQGSCCHVVHVVSCEEEFQQQQMDLLWRILDPGAHTALQKHLVCGPVKVAKPSSPVGTDQYFQLRKRQMYEASVMKYGELAQDEAWTEVIDVLTAAAIRFEMLSTAHRSQIVLDLEDSSISTKGTKSGAFVMYNCARLATLFDTYQRAVERGTYPPLPPPSELNFSCLREEGEWLLLFNYLLPFPEVLQQAAQLPLPSKGIRITASTETTAQEQTSPTVPALALCAAGVQVPDPAQHGFQLLLQPCPHPGGAVPSPL; from the exons TGGCCGCCCGGCCCCGTCCGACCCTCCCGCGCCCAAGATGGCCGGCCAGGCAGGCTGCGCGCCGCGCCCAACATGGCGGCCGCCTcccgccaggccccgcccacGAAGGGGTGTGACGTCACGCACGGGCggcggaagcggcggcggggagcgcatGGAGGCGGGCGAGCGGCGGCCGGCGGTGGCGGCGACGCTGCGGGCCCTGAACGGGGCGCTGGGGCGGCCGGCCGCGCCCTGGGTGAAGGAGACCGGCGCCCGCCACCTGCGGCACCGCGACTTCCTGGCGCCGTGGGCCGCGCTGCGGGCCGCCTTCGGCGGGGGGCAG GTGCCCGCTGACGTCATGGCGCGTGTGACGTCACTCTCGGGCCCGGAAGTGCTGCCACTGGGCGAGTGCCAGGAGACCTCGGCGGGGCTGGCAGTGCAGGTGCAGCGCCCCGAGGCCTTCCAGCGGCTGCtgggcgcccgccccgcgcccgccccggcgtcGGCGTCACCACCGATGTCGGTGGTGCTGCACTGCCCGGGtctgcgcggccccggcgccgccctgGCGCCCCGCCACCTCCGCCCCGTGCTGCTCGCCGACCACCTGGCCGAGGTGCTGACCGCCCAGGG GGCCAGCGTGTGCCTGGTGCCCGCCCCGGGCGACGAGGCCAGCTGGGAGGTGCTGCGGCGGCTCCGCGTCGCCTGGCCTGgtggctgccccggccccgcggacgCCATCCCGGCCCTGAAGCGGGCCCTGGTGCAGTCGCCCTATGCCACGGCTGGCGAGTGGGGGCCAGGCGCGGCCGCGCTGCCTGAGGGCGTCCTGGCTAAAGTGGACCTGAAGAGCTTCGTGGAGCGGCAGCGCCTGGAGGGCTACGACCCCAATCTGGACGTCCTTCTCG TGACGGAGGAGAAGCTGCGGTGcctggcagagctgcagcaggccGTCCTGCAGTGCGTG GCTGGTGGCCAGGGAAGCTGCTGCCACGTGGTGCATGTGGTGAGCTGCGAGGAGGaattccagcagcagcagatggatCTGCTCTGGAGGATTTTGGATCCGGGagcccacacagccctgcag AAACACCTTGTCTGTGGACCGGTGAAGGTGGCAAAGCCCTCGTCCCCTGTTGGGACGGACCAGTACTTCCA GCTCCGAAAGCGCCAGATGTACGAAGCCTCTGTGATGAAGTATGGGGAACTTGCTCAAG ACGAGGCCTGGACTGAAGTTATTGATGTCCTGACAGCGGCTGCCATCAGGTTCGAGATGCTGAGCACTGCCCACCGGAGTCAG ATCGTCCTGGACCTGGAGGACAGCAGCATCTCCACAAAGGGAACCAAGAGCGGCGCCTTCGTGATGTACAACTGTGCCCGGCTGGCCACGCTCTTCGACACCTACCAGCGGGCCGTGGAGCGAG GCACGTACCCCCCCTTGCCGCCACCATCAGAGCTGAACTTCTCCTGCCTCCGGGAAGAG GGCGAATGGCTCCTGCTCTTCAACTATCTCCTGCCCTTCCCCGaagtcttgcagcaggcagcacagctgCCCCTACCCAGTAAGGGGATCCGGATCACAGCCAGCACGGAGACG ACGGCCCAAGAGCAGACGAGCCCCACAGTGCCGGCACTCGCTCTGTGTGCTGCAGGTGTGCAAGTTCCTGATCCAGCTCAGCATGGATTTCAGCTCCTACTACAACCGTGTCCACATCCTGGGG GAGCCGTTCCCTCACCTCTTTGA
- the DALRD3 gene encoding DALR anticodon-binding domain-containing protein 3 isoform X3, with translation MAAPRCPPRPAWRPRARYPQDGRPAPSDPPAPKMAGQAGCAPRPTWRPPPARPRPRRGVTSRTGGGSGGGERMEAGERRPAVAATLRALNGALGRPAAPWVKETGARHLRHRDFLAPWAALRAAFGGGQVPADVMARVTSLSGPEVLPLGECQETSAGLAVQVQRPEAFQRLLGARPAPAPASASPPMSVVLHCPGLRGPGAALAPRHLRPVLLADHLAEVLTAQGASVCLVPAPGDEASWEVLRRLRVAWPGGCPGPADAIPALKRALVQSPYATAGEWGPGAAALPEGVLAKVDLKSFVERQRLEGYDPNLDVLLVTEEKLRCLAELQQAVLQCVAGGQGSCCHVVHVVSCEEEFQQQQMDLLWRILDPGAHTALQKHLVCGPVKVAKPSSPVGTDQYFQLRKRQMYEASVMKYGELAQDEAWTEVIDVLTAAAIRFEMLSTAHRSQIVLDLEDSSISTKGTKSGAFVMYNCARLATLFDTYQRAVERGTYPPLPPPSELNFSCLREEGEWLLLFNYLLPFPEVLQQAAQLPLPSKGIRITASTETEPFPHLFDQMFARLQLLAAVRDMFHSALATLHLPPLSQI, from the exons TGGCCGCCCGGCCCCGTCCGACCCTCCCGCGCCCAAGATGGCCGGCCAGGCAGGCTGCGCGCCGCGCCCAACATGGCGGCCGCCTcccgccaggccccgcccacGAAGGGGTGTGACGTCACGCACGGGCggcggaagcggcggcggggagcgcatGGAGGCGGGCGAGCGGCGGCCGGCGGTGGCGGCGACGCTGCGGGCCCTGAACGGGGCGCTGGGGCGGCCGGCCGCGCCCTGGGTGAAGGAGACCGGCGCCCGCCACCTGCGGCACCGCGACTTCCTGGCGCCGTGGGCCGCGCTGCGGGCCGCCTTCGGCGGGGGGCAG GTGCCCGCTGACGTCATGGCGCGTGTGACGTCACTCTCGGGCCCGGAAGTGCTGCCACTGGGCGAGTGCCAGGAGACCTCGGCGGGGCTGGCAGTGCAGGTGCAGCGCCCCGAGGCCTTCCAGCGGCTGCtgggcgcccgccccgcgcccgccccggcgtcGGCGTCACCACCGATGTCGGTGGTGCTGCACTGCCCGGGtctgcgcggccccggcgccgccctgGCGCCCCGCCACCTCCGCCCCGTGCTGCTCGCCGACCACCTGGCCGAGGTGCTGACCGCCCAGGG GGCCAGCGTGTGCCTGGTGCCCGCCCCGGGCGACGAGGCCAGCTGGGAGGTGCTGCGGCGGCTCCGCGTCGCCTGGCCTGgtggctgccccggccccgcggacgCCATCCCGGCCCTGAAGCGGGCCCTGGTGCAGTCGCCCTATGCCACGGCTGGCGAGTGGGGGCCAGGCGCGGCCGCGCTGCCTGAGGGCGTCCTGGCTAAAGTGGACCTGAAGAGCTTCGTGGAGCGGCAGCGCCTGGAGGGCTACGACCCCAATCTGGACGTCCTTCTCG TGACGGAGGAGAAGCTGCGGTGcctggcagagctgcagcaggccGTCCTGCAGTGCGTG GCTGGTGGCCAGGGAAGCTGCTGCCACGTGGTGCATGTGGTGAGCTGCGAGGAGGaattccagcagcagcagatggatCTGCTCTGGAGGATTTTGGATCCGGGagcccacacagccctgcag AAACACCTTGTCTGTGGACCGGTGAAGGTGGCAAAGCCCTCGTCCCCTGTTGGGACGGACCAGTACTTCCA GCTCCGAAAGCGCCAGATGTACGAAGCCTCTGTGATGAAGTATGGGGAACTTGCTCAAG ACGAGGCCTGGACTGAAGTTATTGATGTCCTGACAGCGGCTGCCATCAGGTTCGAGATGCTGAGCACTGCCCACCGGAGTCAG ATCGTCCTGGACCTGGAGGACAGCAGCATCTCCACAAAGGGAACCAAGAGCGGCGCCTTCGTGATGTACAACTGTGCCCGGCTGGCCACGCTCTTCGACACCTACCAGCGGGCCGTGGAGCGAG GCACGTACCCCCCCTTGCCGCCACCATCAGAGCTGAACTTCTCCTGCCTCCGGGAAGAG GGCGAATGGCTCCTGCTCTTCAACTATCTCCTGCCCTTCCCCGaagtcttgcagcaggcagcacagctgCCCCTACCCAGTAAGGGGATCCGGATCACAGCCAGCACGGAGACG GAGCCGTTCCCTCACCTCTTTGACCAGATGTTTGCtcgcctccagctgctggcagcgGTGAGGGACATGTTCCACAGCGCCCTGGCGACTCTGCACCTCCCGCCTCTCAGCCAGAtttga
- the DALRD3 gene encoding DALR anticodon-binding domain-containing protein 3 isoform X1, producing the protein MAGQAGCAPRPTWRPPPARPRPRRGVTSRTGGGSGGGERMEAGERRPAVAATLRALNGALGRPAAPWVKETGARHLRHRDFLAPWAALRAAFGGGQVPADVMARVTSLSGPEVLPLGECQETSAGLAVQVQRPEAFQRLLGARPAPAPASASPPMSVVLHCPGLRGPGAALAPRHLRPVLLADHLAEVLTAQGASVCLVPAPGDEASWEVLRRLRVAWPGGCPGPADAIPALKRALVQSPYATAGEWGPGAAALPEGVLAKVDLKSFVERQRLEGYDPNLDVLLVTEEKLRCLAELQQAVLQCVAGGQGSCCHVVHVVSCEEEFQQQQMDLLWRILDPGAHTALQKHLVCGPVKVAKPSSPVGTDQYFQLRKRQMYEASVMKYGELAQDEAWTEVIDVLTAAAIRFEMLSTAHRSQIVLDLEDSSISTKGTKSGAFVMYNCARLATLFDTYQRAVERGTYPPLPPPSELNFSCLREEGEWLLLFNYLLPFPEVLQQAAQLPLPSKGIRITASTETVCKFLIQLSMDFSSYYNRVHILGEPFPHLFDQMFARLQLLAAVRDMFHSALATLHLPPLSQI; encoded by the exons ATGGCCGGCCAGGCAGGCTGCGCGCCGCGCCCAACATGGCGGCCGCCTcccgccaggccccgcccacGAAGGGGTGTGACGTCACGCACGGGCggcggaagcggcggcggggagcgcatGGAGGCGGGCGAGCGGCGGCCGGCGGTGGCGGCGACGCTGCGGGCCCTGAACGGGGCGCTGGGGCGGCCGGCCGCGCCCTGGGTGAAGGAGACCGGCGCCCGCCACCTGCGGCACCGCGACTTCCTGGCGCCGTGGGCCGCGCTGCGGGCCGCCTTCGGCGGGGGGCAG GTGCCCGCTGACGTCATGGCGCGTGTGACGTCACTCTCGGGCCCGGAAGTGCTGCCACTGGGCGAGTGCCAGGAGACCTCGGCGGGGCTGGCAGTGCAGGTGCAGCGCCCCGAGGCCTTCCAGCGGCTGCtgggcgcccgccccgcgcccgccccggcgtcGGCGTCACCACCGATGTCGGTGGTGCTGCACTGCCCGGGtctgcgcggccccggcgccgccctgGCGCCCCGCCACCTCCGCCCCGTGCTGCTCGCCGACCACCTGGCCGAGGTGCTGACCGCCCAGGG GGCCAGCGTGTGCCTGGTGCCCGCCCCGGGCGACGAGGCCAGCTGGGAGGTGCTGCGGCGGCTCCGCGTCGCCTGGCCTGgtggctgccccggccccgcggacgCCATCCCGGCCCTGAAGCGGGCCCTGGTGCAGTCGCCCTATGCCACGGCTGGCGAGTGGGGGCCAGGCGCGGCCGCGCTGCCTGAGGGCGTCCTGGCTAAAGTGGACCTGAAGAGCTTCGTGGAGCGGCAGCGCCTGGAGGGCTACGACCCCAATCTGGACGTCCTTCTCG TGACGGAGGAGAAGCTGCGGTGcctggcagagctgcagcaggccGTCCTGCAGTGCGTG GCTGGTGGCCAGGGAAGCTGCTGCCACGTGGTGCATGTGGTGAGCTGCGAGGAGGaattccagcagcagcagatggatCTGCTCTGGAGGATTTTGGATCCGGGagcccacacagccctgcag AAACACCTTGTCTGTGGACCGGTGAAGGTGGCAAAGCCCTCGTCCCCTGTTGGGACGGACCAGTACTTCCA GCTCCGAAAGCGCCAGATGTACGAAGCCTCTGTGATGAAGTATGGGGAACTTGCTCAAG ACGAGGCCTGGACTGAAGTTATTGATGTCCTGACAGCGGCTGCCATCAGGTTCGAGATGCTGAGCACTGCCCACCGGAGTCAG ATCGTCCTGGACCTGGAGGACAGCAGCATCTCCACAAAGGGAACCAAGAGCGGCGCCTTCGTGATGTACAACTGTGCCCGGCTGGCCACGCTCTTCGACACCTACCAGCGGGCCGTGGAGCGAG GCACGTACCCCCCCTTGCCGCCACCATCAGAGCTGAACTTCTCCTGCCTCCGGGAAGAG GGCGAATGGCTCCTGCTCTTCAACTATCTCCTGCCCTTCCCCGaagtcttgcagcaggcagcacagctgCCCCTACCCAGTAAGGGGATCCGGATCACAGCCAGCACGGAGACG GTGTGCAAGTTCCTGATCCAGCTCAGCATGGATTTCAGCTCCTACTACAACCGTGTCCACATCCTGGGG GAGCCGTTCCCTCACCTCTTTGACCAGATGTTTGCtcgcctccagctgctggcagcgGTGAGGGACATGTTCCACAGCGCCCTGGCGACTCTGCACCTCCCGCCTCTCAGCCAGAtttga
- the WDR6 gene encoding tRNA (34-2'-O)-methyltransferase regulator WDR6 produces the protein MGGERFISVRGRRPMGGERCRAGRTGERRRRAMESVALVAPVTALEFAGDVLLAAVPAGTGPEVAAFRLSGGGAAAAAGRRSVLRQASVQGLRAEPGGGGGAVRVAAFGGRWLAVLAVRRGGGGGGAALAAAGGGAAREVGARVWEARWAAGGRLALALGGGAVALYEWRGGGRWLRRARCDGAGALRCAALAGAAAGWARLALAAGTAAGAVVVWRAAAAAAPRRRLRGHRGAVLALSYAAPRGLLASASEDRSVRLWAVGELGGGGEAPCLLVCYGHGARVGAVALRGPRPVSAGEDGACLEWGGGGGVRRARRGHRGALRALAVRPAGGCVATGGADGGARLWRPREAAAAAAALGAPGRPRAVRLAGPRRVLALGEAGGLAAYEAAAGRWAPVLPAEAAGPRAVLAAAPLPGAAGDALCALGGGDGRLAVFALGRPGDVVHARLFEGAVRGLSWAARPGLPPGAATLLASGPGGELLWLDVACRPGRAPALRPLGRYLLPPCKQRWHTAAAFPPQGGLLVCGDRRGSLLLFACSPPPGPAAESDVPADGAGSEAEPSLLRQKEALPLEAPLCVLFGLHGKTGVTSVTCHGGYVYSTGRDGCYWQLRLQGRRLEVLRKHRPCKGLQWIEELRFTPSGDLLVLGFHADSFVVWSTRTGENLHCVPCGGGHRSWSYSSGPSAEAFAYVKRGDVMLYSSAPEPCEQQVLLASLHGREITCVRRLGAVRAPGCPAINVFVTGSEDTTACVLALSERSRAALPLTTLDDHISSVRALALAGPTRPHDAALSVLLFSGGGRAQIECYRLLLTGDPASESTVACEVLHVASHRLDEHWDRMKNRHKLVKMDPETRYMSLSVVPGTDAEQLPTPCTFLAAACSDGSVRLFGLLEAARRLVLVAESFHHQRCVLKVETFLHAGAGGARRCFLCSAATDGSVAFWDITAPIAEATDALQRVEGAMQPLALGAPLLTVMAHSCGVNSLHVREMPEGRYLVASGSDDGSIHVCLVEAAPGEGEACLRLLEQLSRPCAHAAHVTGIRVLRPDLVLSASVDQRLTLWQLGPGGLEELSTTFFHVPDLAELDCWEAAAEPGGELHYYCVLCGQGLEMVRWAARAARPEPPLPEAPQ, from the exons ATGGGCGGCGAGCGCTTCATCAGCGTGCGCGGGCGGCGGCCAATGGGCGGCGAGCGCTGCCGCGCCGGGCGGacgggcgagcggcggcggcgggcgatgGAGTCGGTGGCGCTGGTGGCGCCGGTGACGGCGCTGGAGTTCGCGGGGGACGTGCTGCTGGCCG CTGTCCCGGCAGGCACGGGCCCGGAGGTGGCGGCGTTCCggctgagcggcggcggcgcggcggcggcggcggggcggcggagcgTGCTGCGGCAGGCCAGCGTGCAGGGGCTgcgggcggagccgggcggcggcggcggcgcggtgcgcGTGGCGGCCTTCGGCGGGCGCTGGCTGGCCGTGCtggcggtgcggcgcggcggcggcggcggcggcgcggcgctggcggcggcgggcggcggcgcggcgcgggaggTGGGGGCGCGCGTGTGGGAGGCGCGgtgggcggcgggcgggcggctggcgctggcgctgggcgGCGGCGCCGTGGCGCTGTACGagtggcgcggcggcgggcgctggctgCGGCGGGCGCGGTGCGACGGCGCcggggcgctgcgctgcgccgcgctggcgggggcggcggcggggtgggcgCGCCTGGCGCTGGCGGCCGGCACGGCGGCGGGCGCCGTGGTGgtgtggcgggcggcggcggcggcggcgccgcggcggcggctgcgggggcaCCGCGGCGCCGTGCTGGCGCTCAGCtacgcggcgccgcgggggctgctggccTCCGCCTCCGAGGACCGCAGCGTGCGGCTCTGGGCCGTGGGcgagctgggcggcggcggcgaggcgcccTGCCTGCTCGTGTGCTACGGGCACGGGGCGCGCGTGGGCGCCGTGGCGCTGCGCGGCCCGCGGCCCGTGAGCGCCGGCGAGGACGGCGCCTGCCTCgagtggggcggcggcggcggcgtgcggcgggcgcggcgcgggcaccGCGGGGCCCTGCGTGCCCTGGCcgtgcgccccgccggcggctgcgTGGCCACGGGCGGCGCCGACGGCGGCGCGCGGCTGtggcggccgcgggaggcggcggcggcggcggcggcgctgggggcgccggggcggccgcgggccgtgcggctggcggggccgcggcgggtgcTGGCGCTGGGCgaggcgggcgggctggcggcctacgaggcggcggcggggcgctgggcgCCGGTGCTGCCCGCCgaggccgccgggccccgcgcggtgCTGGCGGCCGCccccctgcccggcgcggcgggcgacGCGCTCTGCGCCCTGGGCGGCGGCGACGGGCGCCTGGCCGTCTTCGCCCTGGGCCGCCCCGGCGATGTGGTCCACGCGCGGCTCTTCGAGGGGGCCGTGCGCGGGCTGAGctgggccgcccgccccgggctgccccccggcgccgccaccCTCCTGGCCTCGGGCCCCGGCGGAGAGCTGCTCTGGCTGGACGTCGCCTGCCGCCCCGGGCGGGCGCCCGCCCTGCGCCCGCTGGGCCGCTACCTGCTGCCGCCCTGCAAGCAGCGCTGGCAcaccgccgccgccttcccgcccCAGGGCGGCCTGCTGGTGTGCGGCGACCGCCGCGGCTCCCTGCTGCTCTTCGCCTGcagccccccgccggggccggccgcggaGAGCGACGTCCCCGCCGATGGCGCCGGGAGCGAGGCGGAGCCCTCTCTCCTGCGGCAAAAAGAGGCTCTTCCCCTCGAGGCCCCGCTGTGCGTCCTCTTCGGGCTCCACGGGAAGACGGGCGTCACGTCGGTGACCTGCCACGGGGGCTACGTCTACAGCACGGGCCGGGACGGCTGCTACTGGCAGCTGCGCCTGCAGGGCCGGCGGCTGGAGGTGCTGCGGAAGCACAGGCCCTGCAAGGGGCTGCAGTGGATCGAGGAGCTGCGCTTCACCCCCAGCGGCGACCTGCTCGTGCTGGGCTTCCACGCCGACAGCTTCGTGGTGTGGAGCACCAGGACCGGCGAGAACCTCCACTGCGTGCCCTGCGGCGGGGGGCACCGCTCCTGGAGCTACAGCAGTGGCCCCTCGGCCGAGGCCTTCGCCTACGTCAAGCGGGGGGACGTGATGCTCTACAGCAGCGCGCCCGAGCCCTgcgagcagcaggtgctgctggcaTCCCTGCACGGGCGGGAGATCACGTGCGTGCGGCGCCTGGGGGCCGTGCGGGCGCCCGGGTGCCCCGCCATTAACGTCTTCGTCACCGGCAGCGAGGACACCACGGCCTGCGTCCTGGCGCTCAGCGAGCGCTCCCGCGCGGCCCTGCCCCTCACCACGCTCGACGACCACATCTCCAGCGTGCGAGCGCTGGCGCTGGCCGGCCCCACACGGCCCCACGATGCCGCCTTGTCCGTCCTGCTCTTCtccggcgggggccgggcgcagATCGAGTGCTACCGGCTGCTCTTAACCGGCGACCCGGCCTCCGAGAGCACCGTGGCCTGCGAAGTTCTCCACGTGGCCTCCCATCGGCTCGACGAACACTGGGACCGAATGAAGAACAGGCACAAGCTCGTCAAGATGGACCCCGAGACCAG GTACATGTCCCTCTCGGTCGTGCCCGGGACCGACGCTGAGCAGCTGCCGACACCCTGCACGTTCCTGGCTGCCGCCTGCAGCGATGGCTCCGTCCG GCTCTTCGGGCTGCTGGAGGCCGCCCGGAGGCTGGTGCTCGTGGCAGAGTCCTTCCACCACCAGCGCTGCGTGCTGAAGGTGGAGACGTTCCTGCACGCGGGGGCCGGAGGCGCGAG GAGATGCTTCCTGTGCAGCGCGGCCACCGACGGCAGCGTCGCCTTCTGGGACATCACCGCCCCCATCGCGGAGGCCACGGACGCCCTGCAGCGAGTGGAGGGAGCGATGCAACCCCTGG CCCTGGGCGCCCCGCTGCTCACCGTCATGGCCCACAGCTGCGGCGTGAACAGCCTCCATGTCCGGGAGATGCCGGAGGGCCGGTACCTGGTGGCCAGCGGCAGCGACGACGGCTCCATCCACGTCTGCCTGGTGGAGGCGGCCCCGGGCGAGGGGGAGGCCTGTCTGcggctgctggagcagctctCGCGCCCCTGCGCCCACGCCGCCCACGTGACGGGCATCAGGGTGCTGCGGCCGGACCTGGTGCTCTCCGCCTCGGTGGACCAGCGCTTGACGCTGTGGCAGCTGGGCCCGGGTGGCCTGGAGGAGCTGAGCACCACGTTTTTCCACGTGCCCGACCTGGCGGAGCTGGACTgctgggaggcggcggcggagcccggcgGGGAGCTGCACTACTACTGCGTGCTCTGCGGGCAGGGCTTGGAGATGGTGCGCTGGGCCgcccgggccgcccgccccgagCCCCCGCTGCCGGAAGCGCCCCAGTGA